A genomic region of Dickeya solani IPO 2222 contains the following coding sequences:
- the hemX gene encoding uroporphyrinogen-III C-methyltransferase, with protein sequence MTEHITSSTSPEEVVERAEPTPPQKSPSASGAPRHGLVLGAIAIVVSLALSGGVYYYAHQQMTRQSTVLTQLQDQLTALQKQQSQAQQQWQQTLDQQAKALSADEQRLTTLTRQAGEMQEKLATLANSDSKTWLLAQADFLVKQAGRKLWSDKDVTTAGALLKSADASLADMNDPSLIDVRRAITHDIGTLAGVSQIDFDGIILKVNQLADQVDNLRLADTDTDEAPMEESDSTLSASLSEWRQNLSKSWHNFLSDFITIRRRDDSAEPLLAPNQDVYLRENIRSRLLVAAQAVPRHQNETYRQSLETAATWVRAYFDESDPTTKAFLDQLDALSQQSVAMDVPNELQSQPLLDKLMQTRVRNLLAQPSAKPQEG encoded by the coding sequence ATGACGGAACACATTACCTCCTCAACGTCCCCCGAAGAGGTGGTCGAACGGGCCGAACCTACACCGCCGCAAAAATCGCCGTCCGCCTCCGGTGCGCCACGCCACGGTCTTGTGCTGGGCGCCATCGCTATTGTGGTTTCACTGGCGCTGAGCGGTGGCGTCTACTATTACGCTCACCAGCAGATGACGCGTCAGAGTACCGTACTGACCCAATTGCAGGATCAGCTCACTGCGCTGCAAAAACAGCAATCACAGGCGCAACAGCAGTGGCAACAGACGCTGGATCAGCAGGCCAAAGCCCTGAGCGCCGATGAGCAACGGTTGACAACCCTGACCCGGCAGGCCGGTGAAATGCAGGAAAAACTGGCCACGCTCGCCAACAGTGATTCCAAAACCTGGCTGCTGGCGCAGGCTGATTTTCTGGTAAAACAGGCCGGACGCAAATTGTGGAGCGATAAAGACGTCACCACCGCCGGTGCCTTGCTCAAAAGCGCCGACGCCAGCCTGGCGGACATGAACGACCCCAGCCTGATCGACGTACGCCGGGCCATCACCCACGATATCGGCACGCTGGCAGGCGTTAGTCAGATCGATTTCGACGGCATCATCCTTAAAGTGAATCAGTTGGCGGATCAAGTGGACAACCTTCGGCTGGCCGATACCGACACCGACGAAGCGCCGATGGAAGAAAGCGACTCGACGCTGTCGGCTTCCTTGAGCGAATGGCGGCAGAACCTGAGCAAGAGCTGGCACAATTTCCTGTCGGACTTCATCACCATTCGTCGCCGCGACGACAGCGCCGAACCGCTGCTGGCACCGAATCAGGATGTGTATTTGCGCGAAAACATCCGTTCGCGCCTGCTGGTCGCCGCACAGGCGGTGCCGCGCCATCAGAACGAAACTTACCGGCAATCGCTGGAAACGGCGGCGACCTGGGTACGCGCCTACTTTGACGAAAGCGATCCGACCACCAAAGCGTTTCTGGACCAGTTGGACGCGCTGAGCCAGCAGTCGGTGGCGATGGATGTACCGAATGAACTGCAAAGCCAGCCGCTGCTGGACAAACTGATGCAAACCCGGGTCCGCAACCTGCTGGCGCAGCCGTCCGCCAAACCACAGGAGGGCTGA
- the hemY gene encoding protoheme IX biogenesis protein HemY — protein MLKVFLLFVVLIAGIVVGPMLAGHQGYVLIQTDNYNIETSVTGLVIMLVLFLLAFLAVEWLLRRVFRTGARTRGWFIGRKRTRARQQTKAALLKLTEGDYLQVEKLLTRNADHAEQPVVNYLLAAEAAQQRGDEFRTRQYLERAAEIADTNQLPVDITRVRIQLARNEDHAARHGVDRLLEVAPRHPEVLRLAEQAFLRTHAYSALLDILPAMRKTRLHDESHLDELQQRATIGLMDQAMAEGGSEGLKQWWRNQPRKVRQALSMQVAMAERLIVCDDHITAQDIIVDGLKQQFDYRLVQLIPRLNAGQPEPLEKLLRQRLKQHNDDALLHSTLGQLLAKHGEWQQASDAFSTALSLRPDAYDYAWCADAFDRLKRPEDAARMRRDGLLLTLQPPHEA, from the coding sequence ATGCTGAAGGTATTTCTGCTGTTTGTGGTGCTGATCGCCGGCATCGTGGTGGGGCCAATGTTGGCCGGCCATCAGGGTTACGTGCTGATCCAGACCGACAATTACAACATTGAAACCAGCGTCACCGGGCTGGTTATCATGCTGGTGCTGTTTCTGCTGGCGTTTCTGGCGGTGGAATGGCTGCTACGGCGAGTGTTCCGCACCGGCGCCCGCACCCGCGGCTGGTTCATCGGCCGCAAACGCACCCGGGCGCGTCAACAGACCAAAGCGGCGCTGTTGAAACTGACCGAAGGCGACTATCTGCAGGTGGAAAAACTGCTGACCCGCAATGCCGATCACGCAGAACAGCCGGTGGTGAACTACCTGCTGGCGGCAGAAGCCGCCCAGCAGCGCGGCGACGAGTTCCGTACCCGGCAATATCTGGAGCGGGCAGCGGAAATCGCCGACACGAATCAGCTGCCGGTGGATATCACCCGCGTGCGCATTCAACTGGCCCGTAACGAAGACCACGCCGCTCGCCACGGCGTAGACCGTTTGCTGGAAGTGGCGCCGCGCCACCCGGAAGTCTTGCGTCTGGCAGAACAGGCGTTCCTGCGTACCCACGCCTACAGCGCCTTGCTGGATATCCTGCCCGCCATGCGTAAAACCCGGCTGCATGACGAATCCCATCTGGATGAATTACAACAGCGCGCCACCATCGGTTTGATGGATCAGGCGATGGCGGAAGGCGGCAGCGAAGGGTTGAAACAGTGGTGGAGAAATCAGCCGCGTAAAGTCCGTCAGGCGCTGTCAATGCAGGTGGCCATGGCCGAACGGCTGATTGTGTGTGATGACCACATCACCGCACAGGACATCATTGTCGACGGGCTGAAACAGCAGTTTGACTACCGGCTGGTACAGCTGATCCCCCGGCTCAATGCCGGCCAGCCGGAACCGCTGGAAAAACTGTTGCGCCAGCGTCTGAAACAGCACAACGATGACGCGCTGTTGCACAGTACGCTGGGGCAGTTGCTGGCGAAGCATGGCGAATGGCAACAGGCCAGCGATGCATTCTCCACCGCACTGTCGCTACGACCGGACGCCTATGACTACGCCTGGTGCGCCGACGCCTTTGACCGGCTAAAGCGCCCCGAAGACGCCGCCCGCATGCGGCGTGACGGTTTGCTATTGACGTTGCAGCCGCCTCACGAGGCCTGA